A single window of Vibrio alfacsensis DNA harbors:
- a CDS encoding Arm DNA-binding domain-containing protein — protein MSITDKQLKATTKLSEYDGPAKLNGGKGLIAKISPKANITFQYRCRFNRKNKRIRIGKYPIIALKNARQIHKRMLELREEEIATLVIN, from the coding sequence TTGAGCATCACAGACAAGCAATTAAAAGCTACTACGAAGTTAAGTGAATATGACGGCCCAGCAAAACTGAATGGTGGTAAAGGACTGATTGCGAAAATATCACCAAAAGCAAACATCACATTTCAATATCGTTGCAGATTTAACCGCAAAAACAAACGTATTCGTATTGGCAAGTATCCGATAATCGCTCTTAAAAATGCAAGGCAAATCCATAAAAGGATGCTTGAGTTGAGAGAAGAGGAAATAGCCACCCTTGTGATTAACTAA
- a CDS encoding CidA/LrgA family protein, whose amino-acid sequence MIKNRLLQLIHLLISFALIMGALGIGNTIQTFTGISVPGSVLGMLVLFLSMALGLVKVEWVKPGATLFIRYMILLFVPISVGLMQHFDMLIANALPIFASAVGGSLIVLVSLAWFLDYLLKEKN is encoded by the coding sequence ATGATTAAAAACCGACTTTTACAACTGATCCATTTGCTCATCTCCTTTGCATTAATTATGGGAGCACTTGGTATCGGTAACACCATCCAAACATTTACTGGCATTTCCGTTCCTGGCAGTGTCCTAGGAATGCTTGTCCTCTTTTTATCCATGGCTCTTGGACTTGTTAAAGTAGAATGGGTCAAACCGGGCGCCACACTTTTTATCCGCTACATGATCCTTTTGTTTGTCCCGATCAGTGTTGGCCTAATGCAACACTTCGATATGTTGATTGCCAATGCACTTCCTATCTTTGCGAGTGCCGTAGGTGGATCGCTCATTGTGTTAGTCAGCCTTGCTTGGTTCCTGGATTATTTGCTAAAGGAGAAAAACTAA
- the cdd gene encoding cytidine deaminase: protein MKRRIEQALSSAPEALSKHLAPIVQADDFDATLSEQQFAQLLAATGMSDKELRVALLPFAASFSYAPISEFYVGAIVRGLSGRLYFGANMEFFGVQLGQTVHAEQSAISHAWMKGERGVKDITINFSPCGHCRQFMNELSTAKDLKVQLPEREEKSLHEYLPEAFGPADLGIESGLMAEVMHQFTCDEDDMLIQKAVDAMNISHAPYTNNLSGLALEMEDGRVFQGAYAENAAFNPSLPPLQVALIQILLAGETFDNIKAAALVENAQGKISHLADTQSTLEALNPDIPVTFVNV from the coding sequence ATGAAACGTCGCATTGAACAGGCGCTTTCAAGCGCTCCAGAAGCACTTTCAAAACATCTTGCTCCTATCGTACAAGCGGACGATTTTGATGCCACTCTTTCAGAGCAACAGTTCGCACAATTGCTTGCAGCGACAGGCATGTCTGATAAAGAGCTTCGTGTTGCTCTACTTCCTTTTGCGGCATCGTTCTCTTATGCGCCTATTTCTGAATTCTATGTCGGTGCGATTGTTCGTGGTCTTTCCGGCCGCTTATACTTCGGCGCAAACATGGAGTTTTTCGGTGTTCAACTCGGTCAAACCGTCCATGCTGAACAATCTGCGATTAGCCATGCTTGGATGAAAGGCGAACGTGGTGTTAAAGACATCACAATCAACTTTAGCCCTTGCGGTCATTGTCGCCAATTCATGAACGAACTATCAACAGCAAAAGATCTAAAAGTTCAGCTACCAGAGCGAGAAGAGAAATCTCTACACGAGTATCTACCAGAAGCATTTGGACCCGCAGATCTTGGCATCGAATCTGGCTTGATGGCAGAAGTCATGCATCAATTTACTTGTGATGAAGACGATATGCTCATCCAGAAAGCGGTCGATGCGATGAACATAAGCCACGCGCCATATACAAACAATTTAAGTGGTCTAGCACTAGAAATGGAAGATGGCCGAGTTTTCCAAGGTGCTTATGCGGAAAATGCCGCATTCAACCCAAGCCTTCCACCTTTGCAAGTTGCGCTCATTCAGATCCTGCTTGCCGGTGAAACGTTTGATAACATCAAAGCCGCTGCACTCGTTGAGAATGCGCAAGGGAAAATCAGCCATCTAGCCGATACACAATCCACGCTAGAAGCACTAAACCCAGATATTCCTGTGACTTTTGTGAACGTTTAA
- the purT gene encoding formate-dependent phosphoribosylglycinamide formyltransferase, with product MFGTATSNQATRVLLLGSGELGKEVAIECQRLGLEVIACDRYANAPAMQVAHRSYVIDMLDGQALEEIINKEQPAYVVPEIEAIATDKLVELEEKGLNVVPTAKATKLTMNREGIRRLAAEELGLTTSPYQFADSFSSFKAAVEHVGIPCVVKPVMSSSGKGQSIIKTKEDVQAAWDYAQEGGRTGAGRVIVEGFIDFDYEITLLTVRAVDGVHFCAPIGHRQEDGDYRESWQPQAMSENALKAAEYTAEKVVNALGGHGIFGVELFVKGDKVIFNEVSPRPHDTGMVTMISQEVSEFALHVRAFTGMPINNVVQYGPSASAVILGQGTSCDIRFDNLATALTQPQTQVRLFGKPEIDGRRRLGVILTRRKTIEDSIEDAVKNASKVQIVY from the coding sequence ATGTTCGGTACAGCTACTAGCAATCAAGCTACTCGTGTATTACTTTTGGGCTCTGGTGAGCTAGGAAAAGAAGTAGCAATTGAATGTCAACGTCTTGGCTTAGAAGTCATCGCATGTGACCGTTATGCAAATGCGCCAGCCATGCAAGTTGCTCATCGTAGTTACGTTATCGACATGCTTGATGGTCAAGCTCTAGAAGAAATCATCAACAAAGAGCAACCTGCATACGTTGTTCCAGAAATTGAAGCGATTGCAACAGACAAATTGGTTGAGCTTGAAGAGAAAGGCTTAAACGTCGTTCCGACTGCAAAAGCGACCAAACTCACTATGAATCGCGAGGGCATTCGCCGCCTTGCAGCAGAAGAACTCGGTTTAACCACATCCCCTTACCAATTCGCCGATAGTTTCAGTAGCTTCAAAGCCGCCGTAGAACATGTCGGTATCCCTTGTGTGGTTAAGCCTGTCATGAGCTCTTCTGGTAAAGGACAAAGCATTATCAAGACAAAAGAAGATGTTCAAGCCGCTTGGGATTATGCACAAGAAGGTGGCAGAACAGGCGCAGGCCGCGTTATTGTCGAGGGGTTTATCGACTTCGATTACGAGATCACACTCTTAACCGTTCGAGCAGTCGACGGGGTTCACTTCTGTGCACCCATTGGCCATCGCCAAGAAGATGGTGACTACCGTGAGTCATGGCAGCCACAGGCTATGTCTGAAAACGCATTAAAAGCCGCGGAATATACCGCGGAGAAAGTGGTAAACGCACTGGGTGGTCACGGCATCTTCGGTGTGGAGCTGTTTGTTAAAGGTGACAAGGTGATCTTCAATGAAGTGTCCCCTCGCCCACATGACACTGGCATGGTGACGATGATTTCACAAGAAGTGTCAGAATTTGCATTACACGTTCGCGCTTTTACCGGCATGCCAATCAACAATGTCGTTCAATATGGTCCGTCCGCATCAGCCGTTATTCTTGGCCAAGGCACATCGTGCGATATTCGCTTTGACAACCTAGCGACCGCACTCACACAACCACAAACTCAAGTACGTTTATTTGGTAAACCGGAGATCGACGGTCGTCGACGTCTTGGCGTCATCCTTACTCGACGTAAAACCATCGAAGATTCGATTGAAGATGCCGTAAAAAATGCATCTAAAGTACAGATCGTTTACTGA
- the ihfA gene encoding integration host factor subunit alpha: protein MALTKAELAENLFEKLGFSKRDAKETVEVFFEEIRKALESGEQVKLSGFGNFDLRDKNERPGRNPKTGEDIPITARRVVTFRPGQKLKARVENLRKEQ from the coding sequence ATGGCGCTCACAAAAGCCGAACTTGCAGAAAACCTGTTTGAAAAATTGGGATTTAGTAAGCGGGACGCCAAGGAAACGGTGGAAGTGTTTTTTGAAGAAATTCGTAAAGCACTTGAAAGTGGCGAACAGGTTAAGCTATCAGGATTTGGTAATTTTGACCTTCGTGACAAAAATGAACGACCTGGTCGTAACCCTAAAACCGGTGAAGATATTCCCATTACTGCTCGACGTGTTGTTACGTTCCGCCCGGGTCAAAAGCTGAAAGCCCGTGTAGAGAACTTAAGAAAAGAACAGTAA
- a CDS encoding 3'-5' exonuclease has translation MNHNRIVCFDLEMCCWNENGAGRTGEIIEVGLAEIDLLKGEIVKRAQYYVKPEHDEVSLFCAELTGITPRKIEKQGRPLEDVIKSIIKNFGGRNKIYASWGRDDLILLEECRQKGLDAPFSEFINLATLYRIQNRMKEKRIGHKAAQEAKGIEWEGRQHSGYVDAYNLAKLALTML, from the coding sequence ATGAACCATAACCGTATCGTCTGCTTCGATTTAGAAATGTGTTGTTGGAATGAAAATGGCGCAGGCCGCACAGGCGAAATTATTGAAGTTGGTTTGGCTGAAATAGATTTGTTGAAAGGTGAGATCGTCAAGCGCGCCCAATACTATGTCAAACCAGAACACGACGAAGTGTCTCTGTTTTGTGCTGAGTTAACCGGTATCACACCACGTAAAATTGAAAAACAAGGTAGACCGTTAGAAGACGTCATTAAGTCGATCATCAAAAACTTCGGCGGACGCAATAAAATTTATGCCTCGTGGGGACGAGATGATCTTATCTTGCTTGAAGAATGCAGACAGAAAGGGTTAGATGCTCCTTTTTCAGAGTTCATTAACCTCGCTACTTTGTATCGAATTCAAAACCGTATGAAAGAGAAACGCATTGGTCATAAAGCGGCGCAAGAAGCGAAAGGTATTGAGTGGGAGGGGCGACAGCACTCTGGCTATGTTGATGCCTATAATCTCGCCAAGCTTGCATTGACGATGCTGTAG
- a CDS encoding CHASE domain-containing protein, translated as MTYSTAQQSIFKRYSYSIAAFIAVMCVTASMVGIAYKIQQRYTMTIFETLADRQAESLKLAVENDLEFIGSGANFLHSVDPSSWAHFSRYAEHVVNGSRSLIGLQWMQRVEPNQLEQYLANTRKNIPGFQIYTVPKNGSKTFGYQLTDGLPAFIATDVYPRTKENLAILGFYSSRLRFDLILDDMLTFNRPNISDKVRLIQDGFEPSIHKSGLLIYHPVFSFDNQELYGVVIGVVRSTVYFEGLVTQTATELDMSIKVEDLGFDANDDPILFQSENWNEVTGKVISRTVQLPNRDWRVDFKLSGTVTAWEKSILYGIGAVGFLIACLISYTVNLQSREKERLAVMLDIKTVELKRMAELDSLTQLYNRRVFNDNLFHYINSGLDFTLVSFDVDRFKFVNDKFGHLAGDEALLHVTKLVNANLGPWDRFYRTGGDEFCILSRITDKNELAAYLEKSAGWYQTLHLNTRNRLFCSLSIGAIVHKDEDPETLFHKVDLQLYKSKENGRNSVSIGD; from the coding sequence ATGACTTATAGCACGGCTCAGCAGAGTATTTTTAAACGTTATTCCTATTCTATCGCGGCCTTTATAGCGGTTATGTGCGTGACTGCGAGCATGGTTGGGATTGCGTATAAAATTCAGCAACGCTACACCATGACCATTTTCGAAACCTTGGCAGACCGTCAGGCTGAATCCCTAAAGCTCGCCGTTGAAAACGATCTTGAGTTCATTGGTTCTGGAGCGAATTTTTTACATTCTGTCGACCCATCTTCTTGGGCTCACTTTTCCCGTTATGCAGAACACGTGGTCAATGGCTCTAGAAGTTTAATTGGTTTGCAATGGATGCAACGTGTTGAGCCTAATCAGCTCGAACAATATTTAGCGAACACGCGGAAAAATATCCCGGGTTTTCAAATTTATACCGTGCCTAAAAATGGCAGTAAGACGTTCGGTTATCAATTAACAGATGGTTTACCCGCCTTTATAGCAACCGATGTGTATCCAAGGACGAAAGAGAATCTTGCCATCTTAGGCTTCTATTCCTCGAGACTTCGATTCGATCTAATTTTGGATGACATGCTCACGTTTAATCGTCCTAATATTTCTGACAAAGTACGTTTGATACAAGATGGTTTTGAACCATCAATCCATAAAAGCGGGCTGTTGATTTATCACCCTGTATTCAGTTTTGACAATCAAGAACTTTATGGCGTCGTGATTGGGGTTGTGCGAAGCACGGTGTATTTTGAAGGATTAGTGACTCAAACCGCTACCGAGCTCGATATGTCTATCAAAGTTGAAGACTTAGGCTTTGATGCGAATGACGATCCGATCTTGTTTCAGAGTGAGAACTGGAATGAGGTAACGGGGAAAGTGATCAGCCGCACCGTTCAACTTCCGAATCGAGACTGGCGAGTGGACTTTAAGCTCTCTGGTACAGTAACGGCGTGGGAGAAATCAATTTTATATGGAATTGGCGCTGTTGGCTTTCTTATCGCTTGCTTAATCAGTTATACCGTCAATCTTCAATCGCGTGAAAAAGAACGACTGGCAGTAATGCTAGATATAAAAACGGTTGAACTCAAGCGAATGGCGGAATTGGACTCACTGACCCAACTGTACAATCGACGCGTTTTTAACGATAACTTATTTCACTATATTAATAGTGGGTTGGATTTTACGTTGGTCAGCTTTGACGTTGATCGTTTTAAGTTCGTCAATGATAAATTTGGGCACTTAGCCGGTGATGAAGCGTTGCTGCATGTAACAAAGTTAGTCAATGCGAATCTGGGGCCGTGGGATAGATTTTATCGCACGGGAGGCGATGAATTTTGTATATTGTCGCGTATTACAGATAAGAACGAATTAGCCGCATATTTGGAAAAATCCGCAGGGTGGTATCAAACTCTCCATTTGAATACGCGAAATCGTCTGTTTTGCTCATTAAGCATTGGGGCGATAGTACATAAAGACGAAGATCCTGAGACCTTGTTCCATAAAGTCGATCTACAGCTCTATAAAAGTAAGGAAAATGGCCGAAATTCGGTATCGATTGGTGATTAA
- a CDS encoding DUF2760 domain-containing protein: MNIDLNLIPQTFDMLHAGLAVSSVLLLLIAVSRKSKVVEKVVEKPVEKIVEVEKPVEKIVEVEKVVEVEKVVERVVEVESKLATASTDSAMQLLSIMQQEARLIDFLKEDLTSFSDEEVGAAARVIHTGGQKVLNDYVTLANVRNEDEETRITVEEGFNPQEIRLTGNVTGNAPFSGTLVHKGWKATSMNLPKLAENYDASVIAPAEVEL, encoded by the coding sequence ATGAACATTGATTTGAACCTAATTCCTCAAACGTTCGATATGCTTCACGCTGGTCTTGCTGTTTCGAGCGTTTTACTTCTTCTGATTGCGGTTTCTCGCAAATCTAAAGTGGTTGAGAAAGTGGTCGAAAAACCTGTCGAGAAAATCGTCGAGGTGGAAAAGCCAGTTGAAAAAATCGTCGAAGTAGAAAAAGTTGTAGAAGTCGAGAAAGTCGTCGAGCGTGTTGTCGAAGTTGAATCAAAACTTGCAACCGCATCAACAGACTCTGCCATGCAACTACTTTCTATCATGCAGCAAGAAGCGCGTCTGATCGACTTCCTAAAAGAAGACTTAACGTCATTCTCTGATGAAGAAGTGGGTGCGGCAGCACGTGTCATCCACACTGGCGGCCAAAAAGTATTGAATGATTACGTTACGCTTGCAAATGTACGCAACGAAGATGAAGAAACTCGCATTACGGTTGAAGAAGGTTTTAACCCACAAGAAATCCGTCTAACAGGCAATGTTACAGGTAACGCACCATTTAGCGGCACGTTAGTTCATAAAGGCTGGAAAGCAACATCAATGAACCTACCAAAGCTTGCTGAAAACTACGATGCATCTGTGATTGCTCCAGCTGAGGTTGAGCTGTAA